The following proteins are encoded in a genomic region of Enterocloster clostridioformis:
- a CDS encoding FAD-dependent oxidoreductase: MEAIKLRDGFYWTGIIDDKLRVFDIVMYTEFGTTYNSYVMKTGNKVVLFETAKARFFDDYLEKLKEVIDVTKIDYLVTSHTEPDHAGSVERLLDYSPQMKILATPCAISFLKEIVNRDFVSIAVKDGQRMTIGQRTLHFMLVPNLHWPDTMYTFIEEEQILVTCDSFGSHYCLEEVVSDKIQNEDDYIKALRYYFDCIIGPYKPFMLKALDRVKSLDISMVCTGHGPVLVGDRIKQVMALYREWSTVVNPNGKKTVIIPYVSAYGYTGLLAEKIAEGIADSGDIDVRSYDMVTADTAKVQEELQFADGILFGTPTIIAEALRPIWDLTLGMFSVTHGGKYAGAFGSYGWSGEGVPHITERLKQLKMKVVNGFKVRFKPSEADLVSAYEFGYQFGCLVQSKKPGAAAAKGSRKLVKCLVCGEIFDSSIEICPVCGVGRENFVPVDDVVNDFTNNTASDYLILGNGAAGFNAAKAIRERDATGRIIMVSEEPYPSYNRPMLTKSLVAGLEPEQIAMVDAAWYEENQVRQMLGKRVESVDMDAREALLDDGTKLHFTKLIYALGSECFIPPMEGSKLPEVAAIRRLSDVRKVETLMMSTGKAVVIGGGVLGLEAAWELKKAGLEVTVLEMAPSLMGRQLDESSGEQLKIIASKAGVVIRTGVNVEAIEGDGHVSGVRLKTGEVVEAGMVIVSAGIRANIELAKKMGLETKKGVVVNELMETSVSGIYACGDCAQYHDTNYGIWPEAVEQGKTAGANAAGDSLEYTPVPAALTFHGMNTALFAAGDNGRNPNLYYKTVEFRDMGKEQYRKYYFLNNRMSGVILLGDLSRMAVMTEALENHAAYQDVMEN; the protein is encoded by the coding sequence ATGGAAGCGATTAAATTGAGAGACGGGTTTTACTGGACGGGTATTATTGACGACAAGCTGCGGGTGTTTGATATTGTGATGTATACGGAGTTTGGCACAACCTACAATTCCTATGTGATGAAGACCGGGAATAAGGTGGTGTTATTTGAGACGGCAAAGGCCAGGTTTTTTGACGACTATCTGGAAAAATTGAAAGAGGTGATTGACGTCACGAAGATTGACTATCTGGTGACCAGCCACACGGAGCCGGACCATGCGGGGAGTGTGGAGCGGCTGCTGGATTACAGTCCCCAGATGAAGATACTGGCGACTCCCTGTGCCATTAGTTTCTTAAAAGAAATCGTGAACCGGGACTTTGTCAGCATTGCGGTGAAGGACGGCCAGCGGATGACCATTGGCCAGCGGACACTGCATTTCATGCTGGTTCCAAACCTGCACTGGCCGGATACCATGTACACATTTATCGAGGAGGAGCAGATTCTGGTGACCTGCGATTCCTTCGGCTCCCACTACTGCCTGGAAGAGGTGGTGTCGGATAAGATTCAGAATGAGGACGATTACATAAAGGCGCTGCGCTACTATTTTGACTGTATTATCGGTCCATATAAACCGTTTATGCTGAAGGCCCTGGACCGGGTGAAATCCCTGGATATCAGCATGGTGTGCACGGGTCACGGTCCGGTGCTGGTGGGTGACAGAATTAAGCAGGTGATGGCCCTTTACCGGGAATGGTCCACGGTGGTAAATCCAAACGGGAAGAAAACCGTTATCATCCCTTACGTCAGCGCCTACGGATATACGGGACTGCTGGCGGAGAAGATTGCGGAGGGAATTGCCGACAGCGGCGATATCGACGTGCGCAGCTACGATATGGTGACGGCCGACACGGCGAAGGTGCAGGAGGAGTTACAGTTTGCAGACGGAATTCTGTTTGGTACGCCCACCATTATTGCCGAGGCGCTGCGTCCTATCTGGGATTTGACGCTGGGCATGTTCAGTGTGACCCACGGCGGAAAATATGCGGGAGCGTTCGGCAGCTACGGCTGGAGCGGCGAGGGAGTACCCCATATCACCGAGCGCTTGAAACAGTTGAAAATGAAGGTGGTAAACGGATTCAAGGTGCGGTTCAAACCGTCGGAGGCGGATTTGGTGAGTGCCTATGAGTTCGGATACCAGTTCGGATGTCTGGTGCAGTCCAAGAAGCCGGGGGCAGCGGCGGCAAAGGGCAGCAGGAAACTGGTTAAATGTCTGGTTTGCGGGGAGATTTTTGATTCCTCCATCGAGATTTGTCCTGTCTGCGGCGTGGGCCGGGAGAACTTTGTGCCGGTGGACGATGTGGTAAATGATTTCACCAACAACACGGCCAGCGACTATCTGATTCTCGGTAACGGCGCGGCCGGATTTAATGCCGCAAAAGCCATCCGGGAGAGGGATGCCACAGGGCGGATTATTATGGTATCCGAGGAGCCCTATCCGTCCTACAACCGTCCCATGCTGACCAAATCCCTGGTCGCAGGTCTGGAGCCGGAGCAGATAGCTATGGTGGATGCTGCATGGTATGAGGAAAATCAGGTGCGCCAGATGCTTGGAAAACGGGTGGAGAGCGTGGATATGGATGCCAGAGAGGCGCTTCTTGACGACGGAACGAAGCTGCATTTCACGAAGCTGATTTACGCCCTGGGAAGTGAATGCTTTATTCCGCCTATGGAAGGAAGCAAGTTACCGGAGGTGGCGGCAATCAGACGGCTTTCTGATGTCAGAAAGGTGGAGACTCTGATGATGAGCACGGGGAAGGCCGTGGTTATCGGAGGCGGCGTTTTGGGACTGGAAGCAGCGTGGGAGCTTAAGAAGGCCGGCCTTGAGGTGACAGTGCTTGAAATGGCGCCATCCCTGATGGGACGTCAGCTGGATGAGAGTTCCGGGGAGCAGTTGAAGATAATTGCATCCAAAGCCGGTGTGGTTATCCGCACCGGTGTCAATGTGGAAGCCATCGAGGGGGACGGCCATGTGAGCGGTGTCCGCCTGAAAACCGGGGAAGTGGTGGAAGCCGGGATGGTGATTGTGTCCGCAGGCATCCGCGCCAACATAGAGCTGGCGAAGAAGATGGGATTGGAGACGAAGAAGGGGGTAGTTGTCAATGAGCTGATGGAGACCTCCGTTTCCGGCATCTATGCCTGTGGTGACTGTGCACAGTACCATGACACGAATTACGGCATCTGGCCGGAGGCTGTGGAGCAGGGCAAGACTGCCGGCGCCAACGCGGCCGGTGACAGTCTGGAATACACTCCGGTACCTGCGGCCCTGACCTTCCACGGTATGAACACCGCCCTGTTTGCCGCGGGCGACAACGGAAGAAATCCGAATCTCTATTATAAAACAGTGGAATTCAGGGATATGGGTAAGGAACAGTACCGGAAATACTATTTCCTGAATAACCGGATGAGCGGTGTAATTCTGTTAGGTGATTTGTCCCGGATGGCGGTCATGACGGAAGCGCTGGAGAACCATGCTGCTTATCAGGATGTGATGGAGAATTAG
- a CDS encoding uracil-xanthine permease family protein, translating into MSQKNTSTSTSKFQLDGRPGMKEAVPLGLQHVLAMFVGNIVPMILVASAASLSVQDANMLLQCCMLGAGISTAIQLYPIRIGSIQIGSGLPCMMGLTYVFLPACLSIAGSKGIPYIFGAQIAAGVIAVSYGTLLKKMSSFFPPVVTGTIVMTVGVSIFNLAIGNIAGGTSSPDFGAPINWAVGVFVVLVVLGFNVLGKGLPKVAAILIGMTAGYILSVILGLVSFSGIGEAAWFAVPKPFAFGVKFDLGYTLMFVLLYFIVAVQMIGDFNVSCMGGLDREPTPDEIGGGATANVITSIISAVLNSFPTATYSQNSGIVALTKVCSRFVILVGCGILFLAGLCPKVGAVLSTIPNCVIGGGTVVVFAMIATSGMKLLAKAGYSNRNCLIIGVSLAFGLGTQFCKGASAQFPAGIAAMLEENSVILTSLLAIILNQVFPKDPVQAEDPAGKAQ; encoded by the coding sequence ATGTCACAAAAGAACACATCAACCAGCACTTCAAAATTCCAGCTTGACGGCAGGCCCGGTATGAAGGAGGCAGTGCCTTTAGGCCTGCAGCATGTACTGGCCATGTTTGTAGGGAACATCGTTCCTATGATTTTAGTAGCGTCCGCAGCCAGCCTGTCTGTTCAGGACGCCAACATGCTGCTCCAGTGCTGCATGCTGGGAGCTGGCATCTCAACCGCAATCCAGCTCTATCCCATACGAATCGGCAGCATACAGATTGGCTCCGGCCTTCCCTGCATGATGGGACTTACATATGTATTCCTGCCGGCCTGTCTTTCCATTGCCGGCAGCAAAGGAATTCCCTATATCTTCGGCGCCCAGATTGCGGCGGGCGTCATTGCGGTCAGCTACGGAACACTCCTTAAAAAAATGTCATCCTTCTTCCCTCCTGTGGTGACGGGAACCATTGTCATGACCGTAGGTGTTTCCATCTTTAATCTTGCCATCGGCAATATTGCGGGCGGTACATCATCGCCGGATTTCGGAGCCCCCATCAACTGGGCCGTCGGCGTTTTCGTGGTGCTGGTCGTACTGGGATTCAATGTGTTGGGCAAGGGCCTTCCCAAGGTTGCGGCTATTCTTATCGGTATGACGGCAGGCTACATTTTATCTGTCATTCTGGGACTGGTAAGTTTCTCAGGCATCGGAGAAGCGGCCTGGTTTGCCGTTCCAAAGCCATTTGCGTTTGGCGTAAAATTTGATTTGGGATATACCCTGATGTTTGTTCTGCTTTATTTCATCGTTGCCGTACAGATGATAGGAGATTTCAACGTATCCTGCATGGGCGGACTGGACCGTGAACCCACCCCGGATGAAATCGGAGGCGGAGCCACTGCAAACGTAATCACCTCCATTATTTCAGCTGTGCTTAACAGCTTCCCCACAGCCACTTACAGCCAGAACTCCGGCATCGTGGCATTGACAAAAGTGTGCTCCCGTTTTGTAATTCTGGTTGGCTGCGGAATCCTGTTCCTGGCCGGTCTCTGTCCCAAGGTAGGCGCTGTGCTGTCCACCATTCCCAACTGCGTGATTGGCGGCGGTACCGTGGTTGTATTTGCAATGATTGCCACCTCCGGCATGAAGCTCCTTGCCAAGGCCGGCTACTCCAACCGGAACTGCCTGATTATCGGCGTATCCCTGGCGTTTGGCCTGGGCACCCAGTTCTGCAAAGGCGCCAGCGCCCAGTTCCCCGCGGGAATCGCCGCAATGCTGGAGGAGAACAGCGTTATACTGACATCCCTGCTCGCAATCATCCTTAATCAGGTGTTTCCAAAGGATCCGGTTCAGGCGGAAGATCCGGCGGGTAAGGCACAATAA